From the genome of Lotus japonicus ecotype B-129 chromosome 6, LjGifu_v1.2, one region includes:
- the LOC130723667 gene encoding putative lipid-transfer protein DIR1 produces the protein MAKVHWLVATTLLVALLLGGAQKAVSLCGIDSPKQLDLCREAITGKYPPKPKEKCCAVIRHANLTCLCGYKSLLPSVGINPTNALALPRKCGLKTPRQCKVA, from the exons ATGGCAAAGGTGCATTGGCTAGTGGCAACAACATTGCTCGTTGCCTTGTTGTTAGGGGGTGCCCAAAAAGCTGTTTCATTATGTGGCATTGACTCACCTAAACAACTAGATTTATGCCGAGAAGCAATTACTGGCAAATACCCTCCAAAACCAAAGGAAAAATGCTGTGCAGTTATCAGACATGCCAACTTGACTTGCCTTTGTGGATACAAGTCTCTCCTACCTTCAGTTGGAATCAACCCCACAAATGCTTTGGCATTACCCCGTAAATGTGGTCTCAAAACACCACGTCAATGCAAAG TGGCTTGA
- the LOC130723666 gene encoding formin BNR1-like — MVVTEEEISEALQSLLRESNPRRPTFTTLNQVLHQLQTNLGHDLSHKLDFIAAQINLLLAQQQPPPQRQQPHQHQPPPPKDHFALHQNPNYPHGPVTSSFQTFSSNPVPAVAEAARTEAPPPPPSPPHVPRNEAPKDSTQTKPKRRGGPGGLNKLCGVSPELQVIVGQPALPRTEIVKQLWAYIRKNNLQDPSNKRKIICNDELRVVFETDCTDMFKMNKLLAKHIIALEPSKQPAPKRQKVDVESGTKSAEPAPSVIISDTLANFFGVTGREMLQSEVLRRIWEYIKVKQLEDPVNPMAIMCDAKLQEIFGCESISALGIPEVLGRHHIFRRS, encoded by the exons ATGGTGGTTACAGAGGAAGAAATATCGGAAGCATTGCAATCTCTCCTTCGAGAATCAAACCCTAGAAGACCAACATTCACCACGCTCAACCAAGTGCTTCACCAGCTTCAAACCAACCTCGGCCACGACCTCTCTCACAAGCTCGATTTCATCGCCGCTCAGATCAACCTCCTCCTCGCTCAACAACAACCGCCGCCGCAGAGGCAACAACCCCATCAGCACCAACCACCACCTCCGAAAGACCATTTTGCCCTTCACCAAAACCCTAATTACCCCCATGGACCTGTCACTTCCTCGTTTCAGACCTTCTCTTCCAACCCTGTTCCCGCTGTCGCTGAGGCTGCTCGCACtgaagctcctcctcctcctccgtcTCCGCCTCATGTCCCTCGCAATGAAGCTCCCAAGGATAG TACTCAAACTAAGCCGAAGAGAAGAGGTGGCCCTGGAGGTCTCAACAAACTTTGTGGTGTTTCACCTGAACTACAGGTCATTGTTGGCCAGCCAGCATTGCCAAGGACTGAG ATCGTAAAGCAACTCTGGGCTTACATAAGGAAAAACAATCTCCAAGATCCTAGCaacaaaaggaaaataatttgCAATGATGAACTGCGCGTGGTGTTTGAGACGGATTGTACTGATATGTTCAAGATGAATAAGTTACTAGCTAAACACATAATCGCCCTTGAACCAAGCA AACAGCCTGCTCCAAAGAGGCAGAAGGTAGATGTGGAGTCAGGAACCAAAAGTGCTGAACCTGCTCCTTCTGTGATAATATCTGATACACTTGCCAACTTTTTTGGCGTTACTGGAAGGGAGATGCTACAGTCAGAGGTTCTGAGGCGTATCTGGGAGTACATTAAGGTCAAGCAGTTGGAG GATCCTGTGAATCCTATGGCAATTATGTGCGATGCAAAGCTTCAGGAGATCTTTGGCTGCGAAAGCATTTCAGCATTGGGGATACCAGAAGTTTTGGGCCGTCATCATATTTTTAGGAGATCATGA